A single genomic interval of Pyrus communis chromosome 5, drPyrComm1.1, whole genome shotgun sequence harbors:
- the LOC137734351 gene encoding uncharacterized protein translates to MRMMEWSAASATNAYFDTLKLCNDRRRQCGSWKTQEPGSNEFVSALAAGMKAKLIVEVTSSVSPSTIALAAAAKHTGGKLVCILPEPVLDESKKVIRDLGLKDLVEFKTGDPFELLSNYENIDFSLVDCKNDEYTRLLKLLDVNPRKSVVVANNLVGERKGLEGNLGVKEKRVPVRSTKHPIGKGMEVTMIGKNSDQRGNENWGGGRKKTSGKSKWVVKVDEKSGEEHIFRVPG, encoded by the exons ATGAGGATGATGGAATGGTCCGCAGCATCTGCTACAAACGCTTATTTTGACACCCTAAAACtg TGTAATGACCGCAGAAGACAATGTGGCTCATGGAAAACACAAGAGCCAGGCAGCAATGAATTTGTATCGGCCTTGGCTGCTGGCATGAAAGCCAAACTTATAGTGGAGGTCACCTCAAGTGTTTCGCCATCAACGATAGCCCTAGCAGCTGCTGCAAAACACACAGGTGGAAAATTGGTTTGCATTCTTCCGGAGCCAGTCCTTGATGAATCAAAGAAAGTAATCAGAGACTTAGGCCTTAAAGACTTGGTAGAGTTCAAGACCGGTGACCCTTTTGAGCTCTTGTCAAATTACGAGAACATTGATTTTTCTCTGGTTGATTGCAAGAACGATGAGTACACAAGGCTGTTGAAGTTGCTTGATGTTAACCCTAGAAAATCAGTGGTTGTGGCTAATAACTTGGTTGGTGAAAGAAAAGGATTGGAAGGGAATTTAGGAGTGAAAGAGAAGAGGGTTCCAGTAAGGTCTACGAAGCATCCGATAGGAAAAGGAATGGAGGTCACAATGATTGGTAAGAATAGTGATCAGAGAGGAAATGAAAATTGGGGtggaggaagaaagaagacgaGTGGTAAGAGCAAATGGGTTGTCAAGGTTGATGAGAAGAGTGGTGAGGAACATATCTTTAGGGTTCCAGGCTAA
- the LOC137735259 gene encoding phragmoplastin DRP1B-like isoform X2, producing the protein MENLISLVNKIQRACTALGDHGEEGAMPTLWDSLPAIAVVGGQSSGKSSVLESVVGKDFLPRGSGIVTRRPLVLQLHKIDEGREYAEFMHLPRKRFTDFAAVRQEISDETDRETGHSKAISTVPIHLSIFSPNVVNLTLIDLPGLTKVAVDGQPESTVKDIDNMVRSFIEKPNCIILAISPANQDLATSDAIKISREVDPKGERTFGVLTKIDLMDQGTNAVDILEGRSYKLQFPWIGVVNRSQADINKSVDMIAARRREREYFSSSPEYRHLANRMGSEHLGRVLSKHLEVVIKSRIPGLQSLVSKTIGELEAELSRLGKPIAADTGGKLYVIMEISRTFDQIFKEHLDGVRSGGEKVYGVFDNQFPAALKRLQFDKHLSMENIRKLITEADGYQPHLIAPEQGYRRLIESSLLCIRGPAEAAVDADLAQKSINETTELKQYPTLRVEVANAAFESLERMKEESKRATLQLVDMECGYLTVDFFRKLPQDIDKGGNPTHSLFDRYNDSYLRRVGHNVLNYVNMVCSSLRIAIPKSIVYCQVREAKRILLDHFFAELGAKEARQLAKLLDEDPAVMQRRTLLAKRLELYRSAQSEIEAVAWSK; encoded by the exons ATGGAGAATCTGATATCGCTGGTGAACAAAATACAGCGGGCCTGCACAGCCCTTGGCGACCACGGCGAGGAGGGCGCCATGCCCACTCTCTGGGACTCCTTGCCCGCCATCGCCGTCGTCGGCGGCCAG AGCTCCGGCAAGTCTTCGGTGTTGGAGAGCGTCGTCGGCAAGGACTTTCTTCCTCGCGGTTCAG GAATTGTTACGAGGCGTCCCCTGGTTTTGCAGCTGCATAAGATCGACGAAGGAAGAGAATACGCTGAGTTTATGCACCTCCCGAGGAAGCGGTTCACTGATTTTG CTGCTGTGAGGCAGGAGATATCTGATGAAACCGACAGAGAGACCGGCCACTCGAAGGCGATTTCTACCGTTCCTATCCATCTTAGTATCTTCTCCCCTAACG TTGTGAACTTGACATTGATCGATCTTCCTGGGCTCACGAAAGTCGCTGTTG ATGGTCAACCAGAGAGCACCGTGAAGGACATTGACAATATGGTTAGGTCCTTCATCGAGAAG CCCAACTGTATTATTTTGGCAATTTCCCCTGCCAACCAAGATCTCGCTACTTCTGATGCAATTAAGATCTCTCGTGAAGTCGACCCTAAAG GGGAGAGGACATTTGGAGTTCTGACGAAGATTGATCTTATGGACCAGGGTACAAATGCAGTTGAT attttggaaGGAAGATCATATAAGCTACAGTTCCCCTGGATTGGCGTTGTCAATCGCTCCCAAGCTGATATAAACAAGAGTGTCGATATGATTGCTGCTAGGCGTAGAGAGCGTGAATATTTTTCTAGTAGCCCAGAGTACAGGCATCTTGCAAACAGGATGGGCTCTGAGCATTTGGGTAGGGTGCTTTCTAAG CATCTAGAAGTTGTCATAAAGTCTCGAATTCCAGGCCTTCAGTCTCTTGTCAGCAAAACTATTGGTGAACTAGAGGCAGAACTAAGCCGACTCGGTAAGCCTATTGCTGCTGATACTGGg GGAAAATTATATGTGATCATGGAGATCTCTCGTACTTTTGATCAGATATTTAAAGAACATCTAGATGGCGT GCGCTCTGGTGGTGAGAAAGTTTATGGAGTGTTTGACAATCAATTTCCAGCTGCTTTGAAGCGGTTACAGTTTGACAAGCATCTTTCAATGGAAAACATCCGAAAGCTAATTACTGAAGCAGATGGATACCAACCTCATCTAATTGCTCCTGAACAAGGTTACCGTCGCCTTATCGAATCTTCATTGCTCTGCATCAGAGGTCCTGCAGAGGCGGCTGTTGATGCG GATCTGGCTCAGAAATCTATCAACGAGACTACG GAACTAAAGCAGTATCCCACTTTAAGGGTAGAAGTTGCGAATGCAGCATTTGAGTCCCTGGAAAGGATGAAAGAAGAAAGCAAGAGAGCAACTCTGCAGCTAGTAGATATGGAATGTGGCTACCTAACAGTTGACTTTTTCCGCAAGCTTCCTCAAGATATTGACAAGGGTGGAAATCCGACACACTCACTCTTCGACAGATACAATGATTCATACCTCCGGCGGGTTG GACACAATGTGTTAAACTATGTCAACATGGTTTGCTCGAGTTTAAGGATTGCTATCCCAAAGTCCATTGTCTACTGTCAAGTACGGGAGGCCAAACGCATCTTGCTCGATCATTTCTTTGCAGAGTTGGGTGCAAAGGAG GCAAGGCAGTTGGCTAAGTTGCTGGACGAGGATCCGGCGGTCATGCAGAGGCGTACATTGCTTGCAAAGAGGCTAGAGTTGTACAGAAGTGCCCAGTCTGAGATTGAAGCAGTTGCTTGGTccaagtag
- the LOC137735259 gene encoding phragmoplastin DRP1B-like isoform X3 produces MENLISLVNKIQRACTALGDHGEEGAMPTLWDSLPAIAVVGGQSSGKSSVLESVVGKDFLPRGSGIVTRRPLVLQLHKIDEGREYAEFMHLPRKRFTDFAAVRQEISDETDRETGHSKAISTVPIHLSIFSPNDGQPESTVKDIDNMVRSFIEKPNCIILAISPANQDLATSDAIKISREVDPKGERTFGVLTKIDLMDQGTNAVDILEGRSYKLQFPWIGVVNRSQADINKSVDMIAARRREREYFSSSPEYRHLANRMGSEHLGRVLSKHLEVVIKSRIPGLQSLVSKTIGELEAELSRLGKPIAADTGGKLYVIMEISRTFDQIFKEHLDGVRSGGEKVYGVFDNQFPAALKRLQFDKHLSMENIRKLITEADGYQPHLIAPEQGYRRLIESSLLCIRGPAEAAVDAVHGILKDLAQKSINETTELKQYPTLRVEVANAAFESLERMKEESKRATLQLVDMECGYLTVDFFRKLPQDIDKGGNPTHSLFDRYNDSYLRRVGHNVLNYVNMVCSSLRIAIPKSIVYCQVREAKRILLDHFFAELGAKEARQLAKLLDEDPAVMQRRTLLAKRLELYRSAQSEIEAVAWSK; encoded by the exons ATGGAGAATCTGATATCGCTGGTGAACAAAATACAGCGGGCCTGCACAGCCCTTGGCGACCACGGCGAGGAGGGCGCCATGCCCACTCTCTGGGACTCCTTGCCCGCCATCGCCGTCGTCGGCGGCCAG AGCTCCGGCAAGTCTTCGGTGTTGGAGAGCGTCGTCGGCAAGGACTTTCTTCCTCGCGGTTCAG GAATTGTTACGAGGCGTCCCCTGGTTTTGCAGCTGCATAAGATCGACGAAGGAAGAGAATACGCTGAGTTTATGCACCTCCCGAGGAAGCGGTTCACTGATTTTG CTGCTGTGAGGCAGGAGATATCTGATGAAACCGACAGAGAGACCGGCCACTCGAAGGCGATTTCTACCGTTCCTATCCATCTTAGTATCTTCTCCCCTAACG ATGGTCAACCAGAGAGCACCGTGAAGGACATTGACAATATGGTTAGGTCCTTCATCGAGAAG CCCAACTGTATTATTTTGGCAATTTCCCCTGCCAACCAAGATCTCGCTACTTCTGATGCAATTAAGATCTCTCGTGAAGTCGACCCTAAAG GGGAGAGGACATTTGGAGTTCTGACGAAGATTGATCTTATGGACCAGGGTACAAATGCAGTTGAT attttggaaGGAAGATCATATAAGCTACAGTTCCCCTGGATTGGCGTTGTCAATCGCTCCCAAGCTGATATAAACAAGAGTGTCGATATGATTGCTGCTAGGCGTAGAGAGCGTGAATATTTTTCTAGTAGCCCAGAGTACAGGCATCTTGCAAACAGGATGGGCTCTGAGCATTTGGGTAGGGTGCTTTCTAAG CATCTAGAAGTTGTCATAAAGTCTCGAATTCCAGGCCTTCAGTCTCTTGTCAGCAAAACTATTGGTGAACTAGAGGCAGAACTAAGCCGACTCGGTAAGCCTATTGCTGCTGATACTGGg GGAAAATTATATGTGATCATGGAGATCTCTCGTACTTTTGATCAGATATTTAAAGAACATCTAGATGGCGT GCGCTCTGGTGGTGAGAAAGTTTATGGAGTGTTTGACAATCAATTTCCAGCTGCTTTGAAGCGGTTACAGTTTGACAAGCATCTTTCAATGGAAAACATCCGAAAGCTAATTACTGAAGCAGATGGATACCAACCTCATCTAATTGCTCCTGAACAAGGTTACCGTCGCCTTATCGAATCTTCATTGCTCTGCATCAGAGGTCCTGCAGAGGCGGCTGTTGATGCG GTTCATGGCATATTGAAGGATCTGGCTCAGAAATCTATCAACGAGACTACG GAACTAAAGCAGTATCCCACTTTAAGGGTAGAAGTTGCGAATGCAGCATTTGAGTCCCTGGAAAGGATGAAAGAAGAAAGCAAGAGAGCAACTCTGCAGCTAGTAGATATGGAATGTGGCTACCTAACAGTTGACTTTTTCCGCAAGCTTCCTCAAGATATTGACAAGGGTGGAAATCCGACACACTCACTCTTCGACAGATACAATGATTCATACCTCCGGCGGGTTG GACACAATGTGTTAAACTATGTCAACATGGTTTGCTCGAGTTTAAGGATTGCTATCCCAAAGTCCATTGTCTACTGTCAAGTACGGGAGGCCAAACGCATCTTGCTCGATCATTTCTTTGCAGAGTTGGGTGCAAAGGAG GCAAGGCAGTTGGCTAAGTTGCTGGACGAGGATCCGGCGGTCATGCAGAGGCGTACATTGCTTGCAAAGAGGCTAGAGTTGTACAGAAGTGCCCAGTCTGAGATTGAAGCAGTTGCTTGGTccaagtag
- the LOC137735259 gene encoding phragmoplastin DRP1B-like isoform X1, whose translation MENLISLVNKIQRACTALGDHGEEGAMPTLWDSLPAIAVVGGQSSGKSSVLESVVGKDFLPRGSGIVTRRPLVLQLHKIDEGREYAEFMHLPRKRFTDFAAVRQEISDETDRETGHSKAISTVPIHLSIFSPNVVNLTLIDLPGLTKVAVDGQPESTVKDIDNMVRSFIEKPNCIILAISPANQDLATSDAIKISREVDPKGERTFGVLTKIDLMDQGTNAVDILEGRSYKLQFPWIGVVNRSQADINKSVDMIAARRREREYFSSSPEYRHLANRMGSEHLGRVLSKHLEVVIKSRIPGLQSLVSKTIGELEAELSRLGKPIAADTGGKLYVIMEISRTFDQIFKEHLDGVRSGGEKVYGVFDNQFPAALKRLQFDKHLSMENIRKLITEADGYQPHLIAPEQGYRRLIESSLLCIRGPAEAAVDAVHGILKDLAQKSINETTELKQYPTLRVEVANAAFESLERMKEESKRATLQLVDMECGYLTVDFFRKLPQDIDKGGNPTHSLFDRYNDSYLRRVGHNVLNYVNMVCSSLRIAIPKSIVYCQVREAKRILLDHFFAELGAKEARQLAKLLDEDPAVMQRRTLLAKRLELYRSAQSEIEAVAWSK comes from the exons ATGGAGAATCTGATATCGCTGGTGAACAAAATACAGCGGGCCTGCACAGCCCTTGGCGACCACGGCGAGGAGGGCGCCATGCCCACTCTCTGGGACTCCTTGCCCGCCATCGCCGTCGTCGGCGGCCAG AGCTCCGGCAAGTCTTCGGTGTTGGAGAGCGTCGTCGGCAAGGACTTTCTTCCTCGCGGTTCAG GAATTGTTACGAGGCGTCCCCTGGTTTTGCAGCTGCATAAGATCGACGAAGGAAGAGAATACGCTGAGTTTATGCACCTCCCGAGGAAGCGGTTCACTGATTTTG CTGCTGTGAGGCAGGAGATATCTGATGAAACCGACAGAGAGACCGGCCACTCGAAGGCGATTTCTACCGTTCCTATCCATCTTAGTATCTTCTCCCCTAACG TTGTGAACTTGACATTGATCGATCTTCCTGGGCTCACGAAAGTCGCTGTTG ATGGTCAACCAGAGAGCACCGTGAAGGACATTGACAATATGGTTAGGTCCTTCATCGAGAAG CCCAACTGTATTATTTTGGCAATTTCCCCTGCCAACCAAGATCTCGCTACTTCTGATGCAATTAAGATCTCTCGTGAAGTCGACCCTAAAG GGGAGAGGACATTTGGAGTTCTGACGAAGATTGATCTTATGGACCAGGGTACAAATGCAGTTGAT attttggaaGGAAGATCATATAAGCTACAGTTCCCCTGGATTGGCGTTGTCAATCGCTCCCAAGCTGATATAAACAAGAGTGTCGATATGATTGCTGCTAGGCGTAGAGAGCGTGAATATTTTTCTAGTAGCCCAGAGTACAGGCATCTTGCAAACAGGATGGGCTCTGAGCATTTGGGTAGGGTGCTTTCTAAG CATCTAGAAGTTGTCATAAAGTCTCGAATTCCAGGCCTTCAGTCTCTTGTCAGCAAAACTATTGGTGAACTAGAGGCAGAACTAAGCCGACTCGGTAAGCCTATTGCTGCTGATACTGGg GGAAAATTATATGTGATCATGGAGATCTCTCGTACTTTTGATCAGATATTTAAAGAACATCTAGATGGCGT GCGCTCTGGTGGTGAGAAAGTTTATGGAGTGTTTGACAATCAATTTCCAGCTGCTTTGAAGCGGTTACAGTTTGACAAGCATCTTTCAATGGAAAACATCCGAAAGCTAATTACTGAAGCAGATGGATACCAACCTCATCTAATTGCTCCTGAACAAGGTTACCGTCGCCTTATCGAATCTTCATTGCTCTGCATCAGAGGTCCTGCAGAGGCGGCTGTTGATGCG GTTCATGGCATATTGAAGGATCTGGCTCAGAAATCTATCAACGAGACTACG GAACTAAAGCAGTATCCCACTTTAAGGGTAGAAGTTGCGAATGCAGCATTTGAGTCCCTGGAAAGGATGAAAGAAGAAAGCAAGAGAGCAACTCTGCAGCTAGTAGATATGGAATGTGGCTACCTAACAGTTGACTTTTTCCGCAAGCTTCCTCAAGATATTGACAAGGGTGGAAATCCGACACACTCACTCTTCGACAGATACAATGATTCATACCTCCGGCGGGTTG GACACAATGTGTTAAACTATGTCAACATGGTTTGCTCGAGTTTAAGGATTGCTATCCCAAAGTCCATTGTCTACTGTCAAGTACGGGAGGCCAAACGCATCTTGCTCGATCATTTCTTTGCAGAGTTGGGTGCAAAGGAG GCAAGGCAGTTGGCTAAGTTGCTGGACGAGGATCCGGCGGTCATGCAGAGGCGTACATTGCTTGCAAAGAGGCTAGAGTTGTACAGAAGTGCCCAGTCTGAGATTGAAGCAGTTGCTTGGTccaagtag